Within Paenibacillus albicereus, the genomic segment AGGTGATCGCCTGGAACGGCAGCCACTTCATCGCCTCGCCGAGCCAGCCCGGAAAGAAGCTGATCGGCACGATGACGCCGGAGAACAGGTCGACGGCGACGCGCTTGAGGCGCATCATGCCCTCGCTGCTCTCCACGAAAAACGCCGCCAGCCCGGTCAGGATGTTGATCTGCGAGTTGATGAGGAAGGCGAAGAACAGCATGACCAGATAGACCGCCCATGTCGCCGGGTCGGTCGGCAGGCGCACCGGGAACAGCAGGCAGGCGAGCGCCATGCCGGGAATCATGAACAGCAGGAAGCGGAACAGCCCTTCCCCGAAGCCCTGCATCATCTTGACGACGAGATAATTGTACGGACGGATCATCTGAATCGCCACGCTGCCGTCGCGGATCTCGTTGCTGATCTCCCGGTCGAGGTTGTTGAAATAGAACGCGCGAGCCATCCACGACACCGCGACATACGTCGTCATCTGCCCGATCGTGAAGCCGGCGAGCGACGTCTGTCCTCCGTAGATGGCTCCCCACAGAAAGTAATAGGCTCCAATATTGATGGCATAAATAATGATCCCGCTGTAATAGTTGACGCGGTAAGCGAGCATCATCAGGAACCGGATGCGGATCAGATCCGCATAAGCGCTACCCACGGCGGATCGGCTCCTTTCCGGAGGCCGGGTTGCCGGAAGGCGGGCTGCCGGCCTCGGGCTCGGCCGCTCCGGCGTCCGAGCCCGGCGCGTCCGGCTTGGGATCGGCAGCCGTCAGGACGTCCTCGCCCTCAAGGTCCGGCTCGTCCAGCGCGTCGCGGCCCGCCGGCTGCGAAGGTCCCGCATGCGGCTCGCGGCCGTCCGGGTCCGCAGCGTCCCCGGCCGCGTGCGCGAGCCGGCCCGGCGCGCCGGCCGGGGCTTGGCCGTCGACGGCTGCCTCGCCGGCGGATGCGGCGCCCGCCGCATCCTGTGCCGCTACGGCGTCCGCTTCCGCTTCCGCCAGCTCCGCCGCACGGGCGCGCCCTGGCGAGGCCGCGTCGCCGGACTGGTAAATTTCGCGGACGATGTCGTCCGTGTTGGTCTCGATGATCTTCATGTCGCGGATGTCGAGGCGCGACTCGCCGACGACGCGGGCCAGCGCGTCGGCCACCTTGACCTCGTGCGGCAGCCACATCGCCGCCGTCACGTCGCTGTCCGCGCGCCAGCTGACGCCCGGCAGGCCTGCGGTGAGCTCCGCGAGCTGCCCCGTCTTGACGCGCTCGCCGAACTGGAACACGATCTCGCGGCCGCGGCTCCAGCGGCTCTTGAGCTCGTCCAGCGCGCCGTCGTAAATGATGCGCCCGTCGTCGAGCATGATGACGCGCGTGCACAGCGCCTCGATGTCCTGCAGGTCATGCGTCGTCAGCAGGATCGTCGTGCCGTGCTCGCGGTTGAGCTGCTTGAGGAAATCGCGGATCTCGGTCTTGACGACGATGTCGAGGCCGATCGTCGGCTCGTCGAGGAACAGGATCGACGGATTATGCAGCAGGCTCGCCACGATCTCGCAGCGCATCCGCTGGCCGAGGCTGAGCTTGCGCACGGGCCGGTTCAGCAGCTCGCCGAGCTGCAGCCGCTCGGTCAGCTCGTCCAGCCGCTTGCGGTAGTCCGATTCCGGCACCTTGTACACCTTGCGCAGCAGCTGGAACGATTCGACAACGCCGATATCCCACCACAGCTGCGAGCGCTGGCCGAACACGACGCCGATCCCGCCGACAAACTTCTCCCGTTCCTTATGCGGCACGAAGCCGTTGACCCGCAGATGGCCGGACGTCGGGACGAGGATGCCGGTCAGCATCTTGATCGTCGTCGACTTGCCCGCTCCGTTCTCTCCGATATAGCCGCAGATTTCCCCTTTGGGAATTTCGAAGGAGATGTCCTTGACGGCGGCGACCTCCCGATACTCCCGCTTGAACAAATCCTTGAGGGCGCCGGAAAGCCCCTCTCGATTCTTTTGAACGCGGAACTGCTTGCGCAGCTCGCGCACTTCTATGGCCGGCATGGTGCTCATGGCGTGCTCCTCTCGTAAGGCGACTCGACATTTCCCGGGAAATGGATGCGGATTTCCCGCCTCTTGCGGCAAAGCTTGCGTCCTGCCGACCCCGGATTTATAATTTTATGATATGTTACGACAGCTTAGGGAAGCAAGCGACGGGATCATTGCCGGATGCCCGGCGCTGCATGGCGCTTCCTCGCCGAGCAAACGCGGACGCCGCTGCGGACGGTGCGGCTGAAGTCGATTTCCGCCGTCAGGCTTCAAGAATCCTCGGCCGATGCCGATTTTGTACGAAGCAGCTTTTAGATGGGAAGGGAGCTATCACCTCCGGATGGAAAGCAGAAAAGATCGGCACGGCACGGGACGCGGCAAGACCGCCGGCCCCAAGCCTCCGAAGGCTAAAAAGAAGCGCCGCCCCTGGCTCTGGTCGCTGTTCGCGGTCATGCTCGTCATGGCCGGACTGGTCGCCTACTTCATCGTCGACAATTACAATGCCCTGAACAATCTCCAAAAAGACCCGGAGAACTCCATCTTCGATCAATTCGAGAACAACGCCGAGCTGGAGCAGCCGCCGGAATGGGAAGGCACCGAGCGCGTGAACATCCTGTTCATGGGCGGCGACGGACGGGGCAAGAAGACGACCACGGAGCCGGCTCGCTCCGACTCCATGATGATCGTATCGATCGATCCCGTCACCAAGAAGGCCCATCTGTTCTCGCTGCTGCGCGACACCTGGGTCGACATTCCCGGCCGCGGGCAAGGCCGCGCCAACGAGGCGATCGTCCTCGGCGGCTACAAGCTGAGCATGCAGATGATCTCCGAGCTGACGGGCCTGGAAATCCAGTATTACATCTATACCGAGTTCGAGGGCTTCAAGTCGCTCGTCGACGCGATCGGCGGCATCAACATCGATGTCGAGAAGGACATGAAATACACCGACAACGCCGACGGCAACCGCTACGACATCAATTTGAAAAAGGGCTACCAGGAGCTGAACGGCGACCAGGCGCTGCAGTACGTGCGCTTCCGCCATGATGCGACGAGCGACTTCACGCGCACGGAGCGCCAGCGCAAGTTCCTGAGCGCCGTCGCCGACAAGATGCAGAATCTCGGCAATATCACCCGCCTCAGCACGATCATCCGCGAGGTGAGCCCGTTCGTGGAGACGAACCTGTCCGCGACCGACATGGCCAAGCTCGGCCAGCTCGGCTTCGGCCTGCAAAATGCCGGCACCGCGCAGCTCCCGCCGAGCCATCTGCTCGCCGACGAGCGCGTCGGCGGCGCCTCGGTGCTCGCGATCACGAGCGAGGACCAGCTGCGCGACTACGTGCAGGAGGTGCTGGCGGAGGATCAGAACGCGCCTGCGCGGTCCGCCTCGCCGGGCGAGAACGCCGCGTCGAACGCGGCCTCGCCGTAACCGTCCATTCCTTTTACGCCGGGAGAGCAGCTGTCTGCTCTCCCTCTTTCGTGCTCTGCCGTCACGGCCCACATCCCAAGACCGATCAGGAGGTCCTACCCACATGTCCAACCCATCCGCCAGCCGCTTCGCCGTCCCCGGCGCCTCCCGCGCCCGCAGCGAGGCGCTCCATGCCGAAGCGCTTCAGCACATCGTCGGCGGCGTCAACAGTCCGAGCCGCTCGTTCAAGGCGGTCGGCGGCGGCGCGCCCGTCGTCATGAAGCGAGGCCAAGGCGCCTATTTCTGGGATGTCGACGACAACCAGTACATCGATTATCTGTGCGCCTACGGCCCGATCATCGCCGGCCACGCGCATCCGCATATCACGGAGGCGATCACGCGCGCGGCCGC encodes:
- a CDS encoding ABC transporter permease, producing MGSAYADLIRIRFLMMLAYRVNYYSGIIIYAINIGAYYFLWGAIYGGQTSLAGFTIGQMTTYVAVSWMARAFYFNNLDREISNEIRDGSVAIQMIRPYNYLVVKMMQGFGEGLFRFLLFMIPGMALACLLFPVRLPTDPATWAVYLVMLFFAFLINSQINILTGLAAFFVESSEGMMRLKRVAVDLFSGVIVPISFFPGWLGEAMKWLPFQAITYLPSSVFTGRTPAGEIPGVLGIQLLWFALLLIPIALVWRAARRRLFVQGG
- a CDS encoding LCP family protein, producing MESRKDRHGTGRGKTAGPKPPKAKKKRRPWLWSLFAVMLVMAGLVAYFIVDNYNALNNLQKDPENSIFDQFENNAELEQPPEWEGTERVNILFMGGDGRGKKTTTEPARSDSMMIVSIDPVTKKAHLFSLLRDTWVDIPGRGQGRANEAIVLGGYKLSMQMISELTGLEIQYYIYTEFEGFKSLVDAIGGINIDVEKDMKYTDNADGNRYDINLKKGYQELNGDQALQYVRFRHDATSDFTRTERQRKFLSAVADKMQNLGNITRLSTIIREVSPFVETNLSATDMAKLGQLGFGLQNAGTAQLPPSHLLADERVGGASVLAITSEDQLRDYVQEVLAEDQNAPARSASPGENAASNAASP